In a single window of the Streptococcus ilei genome:
- a CDS encoding DUF3013 family protein translates to MSKYGFLDVLEEEMEKVFPFDFEINWDKKNHAVEVAFLLEVQNTGGVALVDESGEESDEDIFFEEAVIFYNPAKSHVEEDAYLTALPYEPKKGLSREFLAYFATFLKDTAELALDDLMDFLADEEAESFEIVWNQEVFEEGKVGLEESTFYPYPRY, encoded by the coding sequence ATGTCTAAATATGGATTTTTGGATGTTTTAGAAGAGGAAATGGAAAAGGTCTTTCCCTTTGACTTTGAGATCAATTGGGATAAGAAGAATCATGCGGTAGAAGTGGCTTTTCTCTTAGAAGTACAAAACACAGGAGGGGTTGCCTTGGTCGATGAGTCGGGCGAAGAATCTGACGAGGATATCTTCTTTGAAGAAGCCGTCATCTTCTACAATCCAGCCAAGTCGCATGTGGAAGAAGATGCCTATTTAACAGCCCTTCCGTATGAGCCGAAAAAAGGCTTGTCTCGAGAGTTTCTAGCTTATTTTGCGACCTTCCTCAAAGATACAGCCGAGCTGGCCTTGGATGACCTCATGGATTTCTTAGCAGACGAAGAGGCAGAGAGCTTTGAGATCGTCTGGAACCAAGAAGTCTTTGAAGAAGGAAAAGTCGGCCTAGAAGAAAGCACCTTTTACCCTTATCCGAGATATTAG